A single Oryctolagus cuniculus chromosome 18, mOryCun1.1, whole genome shotgun sequence DNA region contains:
- the ARHGEF1 gene encoding rho guanine nucleotide exchange factor 1 isoform X3: MELEEVARGAAPGPPRPGLAPVSIIGAEDEDFENDLEMNAEEQSSQFQSLEQVKQRPAHLMALLQHVALQFEPGPMLCCLHADMLGSLGPKEAKKAFLDFCHSFLDKTAVLRVQVPPSVAFELDRTRPDLIAEDVQRRFVQEVVQSQQAAVGRQLEDFRSKRLMGMTPWEQELAQLEAWGGRDRASYVARERHVAERLLAHLEEMQHTISVDEERCAAVVSAISLYMRHLGVRTKSGDKKSGRNFFRKKMMGNRRSDEPPKTKKGLSSILDAARWNRGEPQAADLRHLKGEVDGEKPGPTERKGGLGVPSRDRSAGASGQDAPGISLHPLSGDSPDREPGADSPLEVGDPPPQGPMSLEPPAPLDSTEEGADTERLSGRLGRSESLRVSDRRRPSRGSLGAKGRGGGRSRSDVDMDPSSATAVLGPARRATPEPGDEGEPGRSGLELEPEEPPGWRELVPLDTLHSLPKSQVKRQEVISELLVTEAAHVRMLRVLHDLFYQPMAEGGFFPLEELQNIFPSLDELIEVHSLFLDRLMKRRQDSGYLIEEIGDVLLARFDGAEGSWFQKISSRFCSRQSFALEQLKAKQRKEPRFCAFVQEAESRPRCRRLQLKDMIPTEMQRLTKYPLLLQSIGQNTEEPAEREKVERAAECCREILHHVNQAVRDMEDLLRLKDYQRRLDLSHLRQSSDPMLSEFKNLDITRKKLIHEGPLTWRVTKDKAVEVHVLLLDDLLLLLQRQDERLLLKSHSRTLTPTPDGKTMLRPVLRLTSAMTREVATDHKAFYVIFTWDQEAQIYELVAQTVSERKNWCALITETAGSLKVPAPAARPKSRPSPSSIRETLLSNSENGNGSREMPPPDGETARTERLLGDLLPFSRPGPEGQLAASALQKVLNLKQLLCPAEGDSGAGPPREEEVPEGGPLSPPQTQDILEKLLSLEETLRQLEELEEEMCRLRPVLSQLGGSPVPQPGCT, encoded by the exons ATGGAGCTGGAGGAGGTCGCCCGCGGGGCG GCCCCGGGGCCGCCCCGGCCTGGCCTGGCGCCCGTCAGCATCATCGGCGCCGAGGATGAGGACTTTGAGAACGACCTGGAGATG AACGCGGAGGAGCAGAGTAGCCAGTTCCAGAGCCTGGAGCAGGTGAAGCAGCGCCCCGCCCACCTGATGGCGCTGCTGCAGCACGTGGCCCTGCAGTTCGAGCCGGGACCCATG ctctgctgcctgcaCGCGGACATGCTGGGCTCACTGGGCCCCAAAGAGGCCAAGAAGGCGTTCCTGGACTTCTGTCACAGCTTCCTGGATAAGACCGCG GTTCTGCGGGTGCAGGTCCCCCCCAGCGTGGCCTTTGAACtgg ATCGCACGCGGCCCGACCTCATCGCCGAGGACGTCCAGCGGCGCTTCGTGCAGGAGGTGGTGCAGAGCCAGCAGGCCGCCGTGGGCCGGCAGCTGGAGGACTTCCGCTCCAAGCGCCTCATGGGCATGACGCcctgggagcaggagctggccCAGCTGGAGGCCTGGGGGGGACGGGACCGCGCCAGCTACGTGGCCCGCGAGCGGCATGTGGCCGAGCGGCTGCTGGCCCACCTGGAGGAGATGCA GCACACCATCTCTGTGGATGAGGAGCGCTG CGCTGCGGTGGTCAGCGCCATCAGCCTGTACATGCGCCATCTTGGGGTGCGGACCAAGAGCGGGGACAAGAAGTCCGGGAGGAACTTCTTCCGGAAAAAG ATGATGGGGAACCGGCGGTCCGACGAGCCCCCGAAGACCAAGAAAGGGCTGAGCAGCATCCTGGACGCCGCCCGCTGGAACCGGGGCGAGCCCCAGG CTGCGGACCTGCGGCACCTCAAAGGCGAGGTTGACG gtgaGAAGCCAGGCCCTACAGAGCGGAAGGGGGGCCTGGGGGTGCCCTCCCGGGACCGCAGCGCCGGGGCTTCTGGGCAGGACGCCCCCGGAATCTCTCTGCACCCGCTTTCTGGGGACAGCCCAGACCGGGAGCCTG GTGCTGACAGCCCCCTGGAGGTGGGGGACCCTCCCCCCCAGGGCCCAATGAGCCTGGAGCCCCCAGCGCCCCTGGACAGCACGGAGGAGGGTGCTGACACGGAGAG GCTATCAGGGCGTCTGGGGCGCTCGGAGAGCCTGCGGGTGAGTGACCGCCGCCGGCCTTCCCGGGGCAGCCTCGGGGCtaagggccggggtgggggccgtTCCCGGAGCGACGTGGACAtggaccccagctctgccacggCCGTGCTTGGCCCTGCCCGACGAGCCAC CCCCGAGCCTGGAGATGAGGGCGAGCCGGGGCgctcaggcctggagctggaaCCGGAGGAGCCCCCTGGCTGGCGCGAGCTCGTGCCCCTAGACACCCTGCACAGCCTGCCCAAGAGCCAGGTGAAGCGGCAGGAGGTCATCAGCG AGCTGCTGGTGACGGAGGCAGCCCACGTGCGCATGCTGCGGGTACTGCACGACCTCTTCTACCAGCCCATGGCGGAGGGGGGCTTCTTCCCCCTGGAGGAGCTGCAGAACATCTTCCCCAGCCTGGACGAGCTCATCGAGGTGCATT CCCTGTTCTTGGATCGCCTGATGAAGCGGAGGCAAGACAGTGGCTACCTCATCGAAGAGATCGGAGACGTGTTGCTGGCCCGG TTTGATGGTGCGGagggctcctggttccagaaaATCTCCTCCCGCTTCTGCAGCCGCCAGTCCTTTGCCTTAGAGCAGCTCAAAGCCAAGCAGCGAAAGGAGCCCCGATTTTGTGCCTTTGTGCAG GAAGCCGAGAGCCGCCCGCGGTGCCGCCGCCTGCAGCTGAAGGACATGATCCCCACGGAGATGCAGCGGCTGACCAAGTACCCGCTGCTGCTGCAGAGTATCGGGCAGAACACAG AAGAACCCGCGGAACGAGAGAAGGTGGAGCGGGCGGCCGAGTGCTGCCGGGAGATCCTGCACCACGTCAACCAAGCCGTGCGTGACATGGAGGACCTGCTG CGGCTCAAGGATTACCAGCGACGACTGGATTTGTCGCACTTGAGGCAGAGCAGCGACCCCATGCTGAGCGAGTTCAAG aaCCTGGACATCACCCGGAAGAAGCTGATCCATGAAGGGCCGTTGACGTGGCGGGTGACGAAGGACAAGGCTGTGG AGGTGCACGTGCTGCTGCTGGACgacctcctgctgctgctgcagcgcCAGGACGAGCGGCTGCTGCTCAAGTCCCACAGCCGGACACTGACGCCCACGCCGGACGGCAAGACCATGCTGCGGCCCGTGCTGCGGCTCACGTCCGCCATGACCCGCGAGGTGGCCACCG ATCACAAAGCCTTCTATGTCATTTTCACTTGGGACCAGGAGGCCCAGATATACGAGCTGGTGGCGCAGACCGTGTCAGAGCGGAAGAA CTGGTGCGCGCTCATCACCGAGACTGCCGGCTCCCTGAAggtccctgcccctgctgctcgCCCGAAGTCCCGACCCAGCCCAAGCAG CATCCGAGAGACCCTGCTCAGCAACTCTGAGAACGGCAACGGCAGCCGAGAGATGCCGCCCCCTGACGGTGAGACCG cccGGACTGAGAGACTCCTCGGTGACCTCCTGCCCTTCAGCCGCCCGGGCCCCGAGGGCCAGCTTGCCGCCTCGGCCCTTCAGAAAG TGCTGAACCTGAAGCAGCTCCTGTGTCCCGCGGAGGGAGACAGTGGGGCGGGGCCTCCCCGCGAGGAGGAGGTCCCCGAGGGTGGCCCCCTGAGCCCGCCGCAGACCCAGGACATCCTAGAGAAGCTGCTCAGCCTGGAGGAGACCCTCCGGCAGCTGGAG GAGTTGGAGGAGGAAATGTGCCGCCTGCGGCCCGTCTTGTCTCAGCTCGGGGGGAGCCCCGTGCCCCAGCCGGGCTGCACCTGA
- the ARHGEF1 gene encoding rho guanine nucleotide exchange factor 1 isoform X5, giving the protein MELEEVARGAAPGPPRPGLAPVSIIGAEDEDFENDLEMNAEEQSSQFQSLEQVKQRPAHLMALLQHVALQFEPGPMLCCLHADMLGSLGPKEAKKAFLDFCHSFLDKTAVLRVQVPPSVAFELDRTRPDLIAEDVQRRFVQEVVQSQQAAVGRQLEDFRSKRLMGMTPWEQELAQLEAWGGRDRASYVARERHVAERLLAHLEEMQHTISVDEERCAAVVSAISLYMRHLGVRTKSGDKKSGRNFFRKKMMGNRRSDEPPKTKKGLSSILDAARWNRGEPQAADLRHLKGEVDGEKPGPTERKGGLGVPSRDRSAGASGQDAPGISLHPLSGDSPDREPGADSPLEVGDPPPQGPMSLEPPAPLDSTEEGADTESPEPGDEGEPGRSGLELEPEEPPGWRELVPLDTLHSLPKSQVKRQEVISELLVTEAAHVRMLRVLHDLFYQPMAEGGFFPLEELQNIFPSLDELIEVHSLFLDRLMKRRQDSGYLIEEIGDVLLARFDGAEGSWFQKISSRFCSRQSFALEQLKAKQRKEPRFCAFVQEAESRPRCRRLQLKDMIPTEMQRLTKYPLLLQSIGQNTEEPAEREKVERAAECCREILHHVNQAVRDMEDLLRLKDYQRRLDLSHLRQSSDPMLSEFKNLDITRKKLIHEGPLTWRVTKDKAVEVHVLLLDDLLLLLQRQDERLLLKSHSRTLTPTPDGKTMLRPVLRLTSAMTREVATDHKAFYVIFTWDQEAQIYELVAQTVSERKNWCALITETAGSLKVPAPAARPKSRPSPSSIRETLLSNSENGNGSREMPPPDGETARTERLLGDLLPFSRPGPEGQLAASALQKVLNLKQLLCPAEGDSGAGPPREEEVPEGGPLSPPQTQDILEKLLSLEETLRQLEELEEEMCRLRPVLSQLGGSPVPQPGCT; this is encoded by the exons ATGGAGCTGGAGGAGGTCGCCCGCGGGGCG GCCCCGGGGCCGCCCCGGCCTGGCCTGGCGCCCGTCAGCATCATCGGCGCCGAGGATGAGGACTTTGAGAACGACCTGGAGATG AACGCGGAGGAGCAGAGTAGCCAGTTCCAGAGCCTGGAGCAGGTGAAGCAGCGCCCCGCCCACCTGATGGCGCTGCTGCAGCACGTGGCCCTGCAGTTCGAGCCGGGACCCATG ctctgctgcctgcaCGCGGACATGCTGGGCTCACTGGGCCCCAAAGAGGCCAAGAAGGCGTTCCTGGACTTCTGTCACAGCTTCCTGGATAAGACCGCG GTTCTGCGGGTGCAGGTCCCCCCCAGCGTGGCCTTTGAACtgg ATCGCACGCGGCCCGACCTCATCGCCGAGGACGTCCAGCGGCGCTTCGTGCAGGAGGTGGTGCAGAGCCAGCAGGCCGCCGTGGGCCGGCAGCTGGAGGACTTCCGCTCCAAGCGCCTCATGGGCATGACGCcctgggagcaggagctggccCAGCTGGAGGCCTGGGGGGGACGGGACCGCGCCAGCTACGTGGCCCGCGAGCGGCATGTGGCCGAGCGGCTGCTGGCCCACCTGGAGGAGATGCA GCACACCATCTCTGTGGATGAGGAGCGCTG CGCTGCGGTGGTCAGCGCCATCAGCCTGTACATGCGCCATCTTGGGGTGCGGACCAAGAGCGGGGACAAGAAGTCCGGGAGGAACTTCTTCCGGAAAAAG ATGATGGGGAACCGGCGGTCCGACGAGCCCCCGAAGACCAAGAAAGGGCTGAGCAGCATCCTGGACGCCGCCCGCTGGAACCGGGGCGAGCCCCAGG CTGCGGACCTGCGGCACCTCAAAGGCGAGGTTGACG gtgaGAAGCCAGGCCCTACAGAGCGGAAGGGGGGCCTGGGGGTGCCCTCCCGGGACCGCAGCGCCGGGGCTTCTGGGCAGGACGCCCCCGGAATCTCTCTGCACCCGCTTTCTGGGGACAGCCCAGACCGGGAGCCTG GTGCTGACAGCCCCCTGGAGGTGGGGGACCCTCCCCCCCAGGGCCCAATGAGCCTGGAGCCCCCAGCGCCCCTGGACAGCACGGAGGAGGGTGCTGACACGGAGAG CCCCGAGCCTGGAGATGAGGGCGAGCCGGGGCgctcaggcctggagctggaaCCGGAGGAGCCCCCTGGCTGGCGCGAGCTCGTGCCCCTAGACACCCTGCACAGCCTGCCCAAGAGCCAGGTGAAGCGGCAGGAGGTCATCAGCG AGCTGCTGGTGACGGAGGCAGCCCACGTGCGCATGCTGCGGGTACTGCACGACCTCTTCTACCAGCCCATGGCGGAGGGGGGCTTCTTCCCCCTGGAGGAGCTGCAGAACATCTTCCCCAGCCTGGACGAGCTCATCGAGGTGCATT CCCTGTTCTTGGATCGCCTGATGAAGCGGAGGCAAGACAGTGGCTACCTCATCGAAGAGATCGGAGACGTGTTGCTGGCCCGG TTTGATGGTGCGGagggctcctggttccagaaaATCTCCTCCCGCTTCTGCAGCCGCCAGTCCTTTGCCTTAGAGCAGCTCAAAGCCAAGCAGCGAAAGGAGCCCCGATTTTGTGCCTTTGTGCAG GAAGCCGAGAGCCGCCCGCGGTGCCGCCGCCTGCAGCTGAAGGACATGATCCCCACGGAGATGCAGCGGCTGACCAAGTACCCGCTGCTGCTGCAGAGTATCGGGCAGAACACAG AAGAACCCGCGGAACGAGAGAAGGTGGAGCGGGCGGCCGAGTGCTGCCGGGAGATCCTGCACCACGTCAACCAAGCCGTGCGTGACATGGAGGACCTGCTG CGGCTCAAGGATTACCAGCGACGACTGGATTTGTCGCACTTGAGGCAGAGCAGCGACCCCATGCTGAGCGAGTTCAAG aaCCTGGACATCACCCGGAAGAAGCTGATCCATGAAGGGCCGTTGACGTGGCGGGTGACGAAGGACAAGGCTGTGG AGGTGCACGTGCTGCTGCTGGACgacctcctgctgctgctgcagcgcCAGGACGAGCGGCTGCTGCTCAAGTCCCACAGCCGGACACTGACGCCCACGCCGGACGGCAAGACCATGCTGCGGCCCGTGCTGCGGCTCACGTCCGCCATGACCCGCGAGGTGGCCACCG ATCACAAAGCCTTCTATGTCATTTTCACTTGGGACCAGGAGGCCCAGATATACGAGCTGGTGGCGCAGACCGTGTCAGAGCGGAAGAA CTGGTGCGCGCTCATCACCGAGACTGCCGGCTCCCTGAAggtccctgcccctgctgctcgCCCGAAGTCCCGACCCAGCCCAAGCAG CATCCGAGAGACCCTGCTCAGCAACTCTGAGAACGGCAACGGCAGCCGAGAGATGCCGCCCCCTGACGGTGAGACCG cccGGACTGAGAGACTCCTCGGTGACCTCCTGCCCTTCAGCCGCCCGGGCCCCGAGGGCCAGCTTGCCGCCTCGGCCCTTCAGAAAG TGCTGAACCTGAAGCAGCTCCTGTGTCCCGCGGAGGGAGACAGTGGGGCGGGGCCTCCCCGCGAGGAGGAGGTCCCCGAGGGTGGCCCCCTGAGCCCGCCGCAGACCCAGGACATCCTAGAGAAGCTGCTCAGCCTGGAGGAGACCCTCCGGCAGCTGGAG GAGTTGGAGGAGGAAATGTGCCGCCTGCGGCCCGTCTTGTCTCAGCTCGGGGGGAGCCCCGTGCCCCAGCCGGGCTGCACCTGA
- the ARHGEF1 gene encoding rho guanine nucleotide exchange factor 1 isoform X6, producing the protein MELEEVARGAAPGPPRPGLAPVSIIGAEDEDFENDLEMNAEEQSSQFQSLEQVKQRPAHLMALLQHVALQFEPGPMLCCLHADMLGSLGPKEAKKAFLDFCHSFLDKTAVLRVQVPPSVAFELDRTRPDLIAEDVQRRFVQEVVQSQQAAVGRQLEDFRSKRLMGMTPWEQELAQLEAWGGRDRASYVARERHVAERLLAHLEEMQHTISVDEERCAAVVSAISLYMRHLGVRTKSGDKKSGRNFFRKKMMGNRRSDEPPKTKKGLSSILDAARWNRGEPQAADLRHLKGEVDGEKPGPTERKGGLGVPSRDRSAGASGQDAPGISLHPLSGDSPDREPGADSPLEVGDPPPQGPMSLEPPAPLDSTEEGADTESPEPGDEGEPGRSGLELEPEEPPGWRELVPLDTLHSLPKSQVKRQEVISELLVTEAAHVRMLRVLHDLFYQPMAEGGFFPLEELQNIFPSLDELIEVHSLFLDRLMKRRQDSGYLIEEIGDVLLARFDGAEGSWFQKISSRFCSRQSFALEQLKAKQRKEPRFCAFVQEAESRPRCRRLQLKDMIPTEMQRLTKYPLLLQSIGQNTEEPAEREKVERAAECCREILHHVNQAVRDMEDLLRLKDYQRRLDLSHLRQSSDPMLSEFKNLDITRKKLIHEGPLTWRVTKDKAVEVHVLLLDDLLLLLQRQDERLLLKSHSRTLTPTPDGKTMLRPVLRLTSAMTREVATDHKAFYVIFTWDQEAQIYELVAQTVSERKNWCALITETAGSLKVPAPAARPKSRPSPSSIRETLLSNSENGNGSREMPPPDARTERLLGDLLPFSRPGPEGQLAASALQKVLNLKQLLCPAEGDSGAGPPREEEVPEGGPLSPPQTQDILEKLLSLEETLRQLEELEEEMCRLRPVLSQLGGSPVPQPGCT; encoded by the exons ATGGAGCTGGAGGAGGTCGCCCGCGGGGCG GCCCCGGGGCCGCCCCGGCCTGGCCTGGCGCCCGTCAGCATCATCGGCGCCGAGGATGAGGACTTTGAGAACGACCTGGAGATG AACGCGGAGGAGCAGAGTAGCCAGTTCCAGAGCCTGGAGCAGGTGAAGCAGCGCCCCGCCCACCTGATGGCGCTGCTGCAGCACGTGGCCCTGCAGTTCGAGCCGGGACCCATG ctctgctgcctgcaCGCGGACATGCTGGGCTCACTGGGCCCCAAAGAGGCCAAGAAGGCGTTCCTGGACTTCTGTCACAGCTTCCTGGATAAGACCGCG GTTCTGCGGGTGCAGGTCCCCCCCAGCGTGGCCTTTGAACtgg ATCGCACGCGGCCCGACCTCATCGCCGAGGACGTCCAGCGGCGCTTCGTGCAGGAGGTGGTGCAGAGCCAGCAGGCCGCCGTGGGCCGGCAGCTGGAGGACTTCCGCTCCAAGCGCCTCATGGGCATGACGCcctgggagcaggagctggccCAGCTGGAGGCCTGGGGGGGACGGGACCGCGCCAGCTACGTGGCCCGCGAGCGGCATGTGGCCGAGCGGCTGCTGGCCCACCTGGAGGAGATGCA GCACACCATCTCTGTGGATGAGGAGCGCTG CGCTGCGGTGGTCAGCGCCATCAGCCTGTACATGCGCCATCTTGGGGTGCGGACCAAGAGCGGGGACAAGAAGTCCGGGAGGAACTTCTTCCGGAAAAAG ATGATGGGGAACCGGCGGTCCGACGAGCCCCCGAAGACCAAGAAAGGGCTGAGCAGCATCCTGGACGCCGCCCGCTGGAACCGGGGCGAGCCCCAGG CTGCGGACCTGCGGCACCTCAAAGGCGAGGTTGACG gtgaGAAGCCAGGCCCTACAGAGCGGAAGGGGGGCCTGGGGGTGCCCTCCCGGGACCGCAGCGCCGGGGCTTCTGGGCAGGACGCCCCCGGAATCTCTCTGCACCCGCTTTCTGGGGACAGCCCAGACCGGGAGCCTG GTGCTGACAGCCCCCTGGAGGTGGGGGACCCTCCCCCCCAGGGCCCAATGAGCCTGGAGCCCCCAGCGCCCCTGGACAGCACGGAGGAGGGTGCTGACACGGAGAG CCCCGAGCCTGGAGATGAGGGCGAGCCGGGGCgctcaggcctggagctggaaCCGGAGGAGCCCCCTGGCTGGCGCGAGCTCGTGCCCCTAGACACCCTGCACAGCCTGCCCAAGAGCCAGGTGAAGCGGCAGGAGGTCATCAGCG AGCTGCTGGTGACGGAGGCAGCCCACGTGCGCATGCTGCGGGTACTGCACGACCTCTTCTACCAGCCCATGGCGGAGGGGGGCTTCTTCCCCCTGGAGGAGCTGCAGAACATCTTCCCCAGCCTGGACGAGCTCATCGAGGTGCATT CCCTGTTCTTGGATCGCCTGATGAAGCGGAGGCAAGACAGTGGCTACCTCATCGAAGAGATCGGAGACGTGTTGCTGGCCCGG TTTGATGGTGCGGagggctcctggttccagaaaATCTCCTCCCGCTTCTGCAGCCGCCAGTCCTTTGCCTTAGAGCAGCTCAAAGCCAAGCAGCGAAAGGAGCCCCGATTTTGTGCCTTTGTGCAG GAAGCCGAGAGCCGCCCGCGGTGCCGCCGCCTGCAGCTGAAGGACATGATCCCCACGGAGATGCAGCGGCTGACCAAGTACCCGCTGCTGCTGCAGAGTATCGGGCAGAACACAG AAGAACCCGCGGAACGAGAGAAGGTGGAGCGGGCGGCCGAGTGCTGCCGGGAGATCCTGCACCACGTCAACCAAGCCGTGCGTGACATGGAGGACCTGCTG CGGCTCAAGGATTACCAGCGACGACTGGATTTGTCGCACTTGAGGCAGAGCAGCGACCCCATGCTGAGCGAGTTCAAG aaCCTGGACATCACCCGGAAGAAGCTGATCCATGAAGGGCCGTTGACGTGGCGGGTGACGAAGGACAAGGCTGTGG AGGTGCACGTGCTGCTGCTGGACgacctcctgctgctgctgcagcgcCAGGACGAGCGGCTGCTGCTCAAGTCCCACAGCCGGACACTGACGCCCACGCCGGACGGCAAGACCATGCTGCGGCCCGTGCTGCGGCTCACGTCCGCCATGACCCGCGAGGTGGCCACCG ATCACAAAGCCTTCTATGTCATTTTCACTTGGGACCAGGAGGCCCAGATATACGAGCTGGTGGCGCAGACCGTGTCAGAGCGGAAGAA CTGGTGCGCGCTCATCACCGAGACTGCCGGCTCCCTGAAggtccctgcccctgctgctcgCCCGAAGTCCCGACCCAGCCCAAGCAG CATCCGAGAGACCCTGCTCAGCAACTCTGAGAACGGCAACGGCAGCCGAGAGATGCCGCCCCCTGACG cccGGACTGAGAGACTCCTCGGTGACCTCCTGCCCTTCAGCCGCCCGGGCCCCGAGGGCCAGCTTGCCGCCTCGGCCCTTCAGAAAG TGCTGAACCTGAAGCAGCTCCTGTGTCCCGCGGAGGGAGACAGTGGGGCGGGGCCTCCCCGCGAGGAGGAGGTCCCCGAGGGTGGCCCCCTGAGCCCGCCGCAGACCCAGGACATCCTAGAGAAGCTGCTCAGCCTGGAGGAGACCCTCCGGCAGCTGGAG GAGTTGGAGGAGGAAATGTGCCGCCTGCGGCCCGTCTTGTCTCAGCTCGGGGGGAGCCCCGTGCCCCAGCCGGGCTGCACCTGA